The Streptomyces pactum genome contains a region encoding:
- a CDS encoding CDP-alcohol phosphatidyltransferase family protein, translating into MEVQETRVQTDRVLTIPNILSMARLAGVPLFLWLILRPEFGGSQSDGWALLVLALSGVSDYLDGKLARRWNQISSLGRLLDPAADRLYILSTLVGLTWREILPLWLTLVLLAREAVLLVMVGVLRRHGYPPPQVNFLGKAATFNLMYAFPLLLLSDGSGWIASLAAVFGWAFAGWGTTLYWWAGVLYVVQVRRLVRADTMTD; encoded by the coding sequence GTGGAGGTCCAGGAGACCCGCGTGCAGACCGACCGGGTCCTCACCATCCCGAACATCCTCAGCATGGCGCGCCTCGCCGGCGTGCCGCTCTTCCTCTGGCTGATCCTCCGCCCCGAGTTCGGTGGCTCGCAGAGTGACGGCTGGGCGCTGTTGGTGCTGGCCCTGAGCGGAGTCAGTGACTACCTGGACGGGAAGCTCGCGCGACGCTGGAACCAGATCAGCAGCCTCGGCCGGCTCCTGGACCCGGCGGCCGACCGGCTCTACATTCTGTCGACTCTGGTGGGCCTTACCTGGCGCGAGATTCTTCCGCTCTGGTTGACCCTTGTACTGCTTGCCCGGGAAGCCGTCCTGCTCGTGATGGTGGGTGTCCTGCGACGCCACGGCTATCCGCCGCCGCAGGTGAACTTCCTCGGGAAGGCGGCCACGTTCAACCTCATGTACGCCTTCCCGCTGCTTCTACTCAGTGACGGGAGCGGATGGATCGCGTCACTGGCCGCTGTTTTCGGATGGGCGTTCGCCGGATGGGGTACAACCCTGTATTGGTGGGCAGGTGTTCTCTACGTGGTACAGGTCCGCCGCTTGGTCCGTGCGGACACCATGACCGATTGA
- a CDS encoding small basic family protein, translated as MIAVLGLVVGVVAGLLVRPEVPAAVEPYLPIAVVAALDAVFGGLRAMLDGIFDDKVFVVSFLSNVVVAALIVFLGDKLGVGAQLSTGVVVVLGIRIFSNAAAIRRHVFRA; from the coding sequence GTGATCGCCGTACTGGGCCTCGTCGTGGGAGTCGTGGCCGGCCTCTTGGTCCGGCCCGAGGTGCCGGCGGCCGTCGAGCCTTATCTGCCGATCGCCGTCGTCGCGGCGCTCGACGCCGTATTCGGCGGTCTGCGGGCCATGCTCGACGGCATCTTCGACGACAAGGTCTTCGTGGTGTCGTTCCTGTCGAACGTGGTCGTGGCCGCACTGATCGTGTTCCTGGGCGACAAGTTGGGCGTCGGAGCCCAGTTGTCCACCGGTGTGGTGGTTGTCCTCGGGATCCGCATCTTCTCCAACGCCGCGGCGATCCGACGCCACGTCTTCCGGGCGTGA
- a CDS encoding acetoacetate--CoA ligase — translation MSTVNPQPLWQPDAQRIAQARITRFQTWAAEHHGAPAEGGYAALHRWSVDEPETFWKAVTEWFDVRFSTPYSRVLGDRSMPGAQWFPGATLNYAEHALRAAATRADEPALLYVDETHEPSPVTWTELRRQVGSLAAELRALGVRPGDRVSGYLPNIPQAVVALLATAAVGGVWTSCAPDFGARSVLDRFQQVEPVVLFTVDGYRYGGKEHDRRDTVAELRRELPTLRAVIHIPLLGTEAPEGALEWETLTSADTDPVFEQVPFDHPLWVLYSSGTTGLPKAIVQSQGGILVEHLKQLGLHCDLGPEERFFWYTSTGWMMWNFLVSGLLTGTTIVLYDGSPGYPDTGAQWGIAERTGATLFGTSAAYVMACRKAGVHPARDHDLSRVQCVATTGSPLPPDGFRWLHDEFAESGADLWIASVSGGTDVCSCFAGAVPTLPVYIGELQAPGLGTDLRSWDPNGEPLTDEVGELVVTNPMPSMPIRFWNDPDGSRYRDSYFDIYPGVWRHGDWITLTSRGSVVIHGRSDSTLNRQGVRMGSADIYEAVERLPEIKESLVIGVEQPDGGYWMPLFVHLAPGAVLDETLLAHIKQTIREQLSPRHVPDEVIEVPGVPHTLTGKRIEVPIKRLLQGTPLEKAVNPGSIDNLDLLHFYEDLARKRT, via the coding sequence ATGTCGACCGTGAACCCCCAGCCGCTCTGGCAGCCAGATGCACAGCGCATCGCCCAGGCACGGATCACCAGGTTCCAGACCTGGGCCGCCGAGCACCACGGCGCCCCCGCCGAGGGCGGATACGCCGCCCTGCACCGCTGGTCCGTCGACGAGCCGGAAACCTTCTGGAAAGCCGTCACGGAATGGTTCGACGTACGTTTCTCGACCCCCTACTCGCGCGTGCTGGGCGACCGCTCCATGCCCGGCGCCCAGTGGTTCCCCGGCGCCACGCTCAACTACGCCGAGCACGCCCTGCGCGCGGCTGCCACCCGGGCGGACGAACCGGCCCTCCTGTACGTCGATGAGACCCACGAGCCCAGCCCCGTCACCTGGACCGAGCTGCGCCGCCAGGTCGGCTCGCTCGCCGCCGAACTGCGCGCCCTCGGCGTACGCCCCGGCGACCGGGTCAGCGGCTACCTCCCGAACATCCCGCAGGCGGTGGTCGCCCTCCTCGCCACCGCCGCCGTGGGCGGCGTCTGGACATCCTGCGCCCCCGACTTCGGCGCACGCAGTGTCCTGGACCGCTTCCAGCAGGTCGAGCCCGTCGTCCTGTTCACCGTCGACGGCTACCGCTACGGCGGCAAGGAACACGACCGCCGCGACACCGTCGCCGAACTGCGCCGCGAACTGCCCACCCTGCGCGCCGTCATCCACATCCCGCTCCTCGGCACCGAGGCCCCCGAGGGCGCGCTGGAATGGGAGACGCTGACGTCCGCCGACACGGACCCCGTCTTCGAGCAGGTGCCCTTCGACCACCCCCTGTGGGTGCTCTACTCCTCCGGCACCACCGGCCTGCCCAAGGCCATCGTCCAGTCCCAGGGCGGCATCCTGGTCGAGCACCTCAAACAGCTCGGCCTGCACTGCGACCTCGGCCCCGAGGAACGCTTCTTCTGGTACACGTCGACCGGCTGGATGATGTGGAACTTCCTCGTCTCCGGCCTGCTCACCGGCACCACGATCGTCCTCTACGACGGCAGCCCCGGCTACCCGGACACCGGCGCCCAGTGGGGCATCGCCGAACGCACCGGGGCCACCCTGTTCGGTACCTCCGCCGCCTACGTCATGGCCTGCCGCAAGGCCGGCGTCCACCCCGCCCGCGACCACGACCTCTCCCGGGTCCAGTGCGTCGCCACCACGGGCTCGCCGTTGCCGCCCGACGGGTTCCGCTGGCTGCACGACGAGTTCGCGGAGAGCGGGGCGGACCTGTGGATCGCCTCCGTCAGCGGCGGCACCGACGTGTGCTCCTGTTTCGCGGGCGCCGTCCCCACGCTCCCGGTGTACATCGGCGAACTCCAGGCCCCCGGCCTGGGAACGGACCTGCGGTCCTGGGACCCGAACGGCGAGCCCCTGACCGACGAGGTGGGCGAGCTGGTGGTCACCAACCCCATGCCGTCCATGCCGATCCGCTTCTGGAACGATCCCGACGGCAGCCGCTACCGTGACAGCTACTTCGACATCTACCCCGGCGTATGGCGGCACGGCGACTGGATCACCCTCACCTCCCGCGGGTCCGTCGTCATCCACGGCCGCTCCGACTCCACCCTCAACCGGCAGGGCGTCCGCATGGGCTCGGCCGACATCTACGAGGCCGTAGAGCGCCTGCCGGAGATCAAAGAATCCCTCGTCATCGGCGTCGAGCAGCCGGACGGCGGCTACTGGATGCCCCTGTTCGTGCACCTGGCACCCGGAGCCGTCCTCGACGAGACCCTCCTGGCCCACATCAAACAGACCATCCGCGAACAGCTCTCCCCACGCCACGTCCCCGACGAGGTCATCGAAGTGCCCGGCGTCCCGCACACCCTGACCGGCAAGCGCATCGAGGTCCCGATCAAGCGACTCCTGCAGGGCACCCCGCTGGAGAAGGCCGTCAACCCGGGCTCCATCGACAACCTCGACCTGCTCCACTTCTACGAGGACCTCGCCCGCAAACGCACCTGA
- the ptsP gene encoding phosphoenolpyruvate--protein phosphotransferase — protein sequence METTLRGVGVSHGVAIGEVRHMGTAVLEPPAKQIPAEDAEREQGRARKAVEAVAADLMARGNLAGGEAQAVLEAQAMMAQDPELMADVERRIAVGSTAERAVYDAFAAYRALLAGAGEYLAGRVADLDDVRNRIVARLLGVPMPGVPDSDEPYVLIARDLAPADTALLDPTLVLGFVTEEGGPTSHSAILARALGVPAVVALPGAGELPEGTVVAVDGSTGEIFVNPSEEQKGRLEAEAAERKAALAASTGPGATSDGHKVPLLANIGGPADVPAAVQAGAEGVGLFRTEFLFLDDSANAPSEEKQVAAYRQVLEAFPEGRVVVRVLDAGADKPLDFLTPGEEPNPALGVRGLRTLLDHPDVLRTQLTALAKASEGLPVYLEVMAPMVADRADAKAFADACRAAGLRAKFGAMVEIPSAALRARSVLQEVEFLSLGTNDLAQYTFAADRQVGAVSRLQDPWQPALLDLVALSAEAAKAEGKSCGVCGEAASDPLLACVLTGLGVTSLSMGAASLPYVRATLAKFTLAQCERAAAAARAADSAEEARNAAQAVLSGE from the coding sequence ATGGAGACAACGCTGCGAGGCGTCGGCGTGAGCCACGGAGTGGCGATCGGCGAGGTTCGGCACATGGGGACGGCGGTGCTCGAGCCGCCGGCCAAGCAGATTCCGGCCGAGGACGCGGAGCGCGAGCAGGGGCGCGCCCGTAAGGCGGTGGAGGCTGTGGCGGCCGATCTGATGGCGCGCGGCAATCTGGCTGGAGGCGAGGCCCAGGCGGTGCTCGAGGCTCAGGCCATGATGGCCCAGGACCCCGAGCTGATGGCCGACGTGGAGCGGCGGATCGCCGTCGGCAGCACGGCCGAGCGCGCGGTGTACGACGCGTTCGCCGCGTATCGCGCCCTGCTGGCCGGTGCGGGTGAGTACCTGGCCGGCCGCGTGGCCGATCTCGACGACGTGCGGAATCGTATCGTCGCCCGTCTGCTCGGGGTTCCGATGCCGGGCGTTCCGGACAGCGACGAGCCGTACGTTCTCATCGCGCGGGACCTGGCGCCCGCCGACACGGCGCTGCTGGACCCGACGCTGGTTCTCGGCTTCGTCACCGAGGAGGGCGGGCCCACCAGCCACAGCGCTATTCTCGCGCGGGCGCTCGGCGTACCGGCCGTAGTGGCGCTCCCGGGCGCCGGTGAGCTGCCCGAGGGCACGGTCGTCGCCGTGGACGGCAGCACCGGCGAGATCTTCGTGAACCCAAGCGAGGAGCAGAAGGGGCGGCTGGAGGCGGAGGCCGCCGAGCGCAAGGCGGCGCTGGCCGCGTCGACGGGACCGGGTGCGACCTCGGACGGTCACAAGGTGCCGCTGCTCGCGAACATCGGGGGTCCCGCGGACGTGCCCGCGGCGGTCCAGGCCGGGGCGGAGGGCGTCGGTCTGTTCCGTACCGAGTTCCTCTTCCTCGACGACAGCGCGAACGCGCCGTCGGAGGAGAAGCAGGTCGCCGCCTACCGGCAGGTGCTGGAGGCGTTCCCCGAGGGCCGGGTCGTGGTGCGGGTGCTGGACGCGGGTGCGGACAAGCCGCTGGACTTCCTGACCCCGGGCGAGGAGCCGAACCCGGCGCTGGGCGTGCGCGGGCTGCGGACTCTGCTCGACCACCCGGACGTGCTGCGCACGCAGCTAACGGCGCTGGCGAAGGCGTCGGAGGGGCTGCCGGTCTACCTCGAGGTGATGGCCCCGATGGTGGCGGACCGGGCCGATGCCAAGGCGTTCGCGGACGCGTGCCGGGCTGCCGGGCTGCGGGCGAAGTTCGGCGCGATGGTGGAGATTCCGTCAGCCGCACTGCGGGCACGCTCGGTGCTGCAGGAGGTCGAGTTCCTGTCGCTGGGGACGAACGACCTCGCGCAGTACACCTTCGCCGCCGACCGTCAGGTGGGCGCGGTCTCCCGGCTGCAGGACCCGTGGCAGCCGGCGCTGCTCGACCTGGTCGCGCTGTCCGCCGAGGCGGCGAAGGCCGAAGGCAAGAGCTGTGGTGTCTGCGGTGAGGCCGCCTCGGACCCACTGCTGGCGTGTGTGCTGACCGGTCTGGGTGTCACTTCCCTCTCCATGGGCGCGGCGTCGCTTCCCTATGTCCGGGCGACGCTGGCGAAGTTCACGCTGGCGCAGTGCGAGCGTGCCGCGGCGGCCGCCCGGGCGGCGGACAGCGCCGAGGAGGCGCGGAACGCCGCTCAGGCGGTGCTGTCCGGCGAGTAG
- a CDS encoding DUF881 domain-containing protein — protein MSLLTNVMDHSLDDGYAEAAARKKADGTGGLPKTLRAKLGLAAGLVLAALVVTVGAAQARVAAPAVAKEREELIDRIEGETSAADRLEESVDQLREDVSARQREALEKNGDGGRSDLMGILSGAVEVHGPGVKLVVNDAKDTGTGGDGQPRGTSGFADTGRVRDRDMQRVVNGLWESGAEAVSINGQRLTALSAIRAAGDAILVDNRPLVPPYTVLAVGDGERLSTRFQDSADGLYLHALQENYGIRTAISVADDLELPAATSVIVRTAQPITEKGTS, from the coding sequence ATGTCTTTGCTCACCAACGTCATGGACCACAGCCTCGACGACGGATACGCCGAGGCCGCCGCGCGGAAGAAGGCCGACGGCACCGGCGGGCTGCCCAAGACCCTCCGCGCCAAGCTGGGACTGGCCGCCGGCCTGGTGCTGGCCGCCCTGGTCGTGACGGTCGGTGCGGCCCAGGCGCGGGTCGCGGCTCCCGCCGTGGCCAAGGAACGCGAAGAGCTCATCGACCGCATCGAGGGGGAGACCTCAGCGGCCGACCGGCTCGAGGAGAGCGTCGACCAACTGCGCGAGGACGTGAGCGCGCGGCAACGCGAGGCCCTCGAGAAGAACGGCGACGGTGGCCGCTCCGACCTGATGGGGATCCTGTCGGGCGCGGTCGAGGTGCACGGCCCGGGTGTGAAGCTCGTGGTGAACGACGCCAAGGACACGGGCACGGGCGGTGACGGGCAGCCGCGTGGTACCTCCGGGTTCGCCGACACGGGCCGGGTGCGGGACCGGGACATGCAGCGCGTGGTCAACGGGCTGTGGGAGTCGGGGGCCGAGGCGGTCTCCATCAACGGACAGCGGCTGACGGCGCTGTCCGCGATCAGGGCCGCCGGTGACGCGATACTGGTCGACAACAGGCCGCTGGTGCCGCCGTACACGGTGCTCGCGGTGGGGGACGGGGAGCGGCTCAGCACCAGGTTCCAGGACAGTGCCGACGGGCTCTACCTGCACGCCCTGCAGGAGAACTACGGCATTCGGACCGCCATCTCCGTCGCGGACGACCTCGAGCTGCCGGCCGCGACGAGTGTGATCGTACGTACAGCACAGCCGATAACCGAGAAGGGCACATCGTGA
- a CDS encoding FHA domain-containing protein, with the protein MGGAWWKLSGGDGRCEGVRVGQYGQSGFVLPHGRVCFGQGEAPVKLFAKLFGKSAREGRENATARHRAQPDAEGGRPMFRDQVAGPGGDISGGQGAASVDPAQSGDIGFGQPSTSGAGGGFAPGPYASNAPSGQPRQEDPSMSALVCTRCGNRNAENSRFCSNCGAPLRAGAVPERASETTSTISISGLEAYDAEVTGQTAMPALSPEAQAAVDALPLGSALLVVRRGPNSGSRFLLDGELTTAGRHPQSDIFLDDVTVSRRHVEFRRSPDGSFTVADVGSLNGTYVNRERIDQVALSNGDEVQIGKYRLVFYASQRGY; encoded by the coding sequence TTGGGTGGTGCGTGGTGGAAACTGTCTGGTGGAGACGGACGTTGTGAAGGTGTCCGGGTCGGTCAGTACGGTCAGTCAGGGTTCGTCCTGCCCCACGGGCGGGTCTGTTTCGGTCAAGGGGAAGCGCCCGTGAAGTTGTTTGCGAAGTTGTTCGGCAAGAGTGCGCGAGAGGGGCGCGAGAACGCGACCGCTCGCCATCGGGCACAGCCTGACGCGGAGGGCGGGCGCCCGATGTTCCGGGACCAGGTGGCTGGTCCGGGCGGTGACATTTCCGGTGGTCAGGGCGCGGCGTCTGTTGACCCTGCGCAGTCCGGCGACATAGGTTTCGGGCAACCGTCGACCTCAGGTGCGGGTGGAGGTTTTGCCCCCGGTCCGTACGCGTCGAACGCCCCGTCGGGGCAGCCGCGGCAGGAGGATCCGTCCATGTCGGCCCTGGTGTGTACGAGGTGCGGTAACCGCAACGCGGAGAACAGCCGCTTCTGCTCCAACTGCGGCGCGCCGCTGCGTGCCGGGGCGGTTCCGGAGCGTGCGTCCGAGACGACCTCCACGATCTCCATCTCCGGCCTGGAGGCGTACGACGCCGAGGTCACCGGCCAGACGGCGATGCCGGCACTCTCTCCCGAGGCGCAGGCGGCCGTCGACGCGCTGCCGCTCGGCTCCGCGCTCCTGGTCGTGCGCCGCGGTCCCAACTCCGGCAGCCGCTTCCTGCTGGACGGCGAGCTGACCACCGCCGGGCGTCATCCGCAGAGCGACATCTTCCTGGACGACGTGACGGTCTCGCGCCGGCACGTGGAGTTCCGCCGCAGTCCGGACGGCTCGTTCACGGTGGCCGATGTCGGCAGCCTGAACGGCACGTACGTCAACCGCGAGCGCATCGACCAGGTCGCCCTGTCCAACGGTGACGAGGTACAGATCGGCAAGTACCGGCTGGTCTTCTACGCGAGCCAGCGGGGTTACTGA
- a CDS encoding DUF881 domain-containing protein, whose product MSDHDEQGANSLRKELPDEVPPTPLAVSPAADAPAGEGPNEEQAERRPEPEPGLTGRQRLFKGLWPPRLTRAQLIVALLLFGLGFGLAVQVASNSDGDSALRGARQEDLVRILDELDDRTQRLEDEKQGLEKQRDELENSSDQAEEARRQTLEKERQLGILAGTVAAQGPGITVTIEDTKGAVQADMLLDAIQELRAAGAEAIQVNDVRVVAGTYLTDSDKTVSVDGNKINAPYRFQVIGKPQDLEPALNIPGGVVQTLEKEQATVTVERSSKIVVDALRAAERPDYARSSSQ is encoded by the coding sequence ATGAGCGACCACGACGAGCAGGGCGCGAACAGCCTGCGCAAGGAACTGCCCGACGAGGTGCCGCCGACCCCTTTGGCGGTGTCCCCGGCGGCGGACGCACCGGCCGGTGAAGGACCGAACGAGGAGCAGGCGGAGCGGCGGCCCGAGCCGGAGCCCGGACTGACCGGTAGGCAGCGGCTGTTCAAGGGGCTGTGGCCGCCGCGCCTGACCCGGGCCCAACTCATCGTCGCCCTTCTCCTCTTCGGCCTCGGGTTCGGCCTTGCCGTCCAGGTGGCGTCGAACAGCGACGGCGACAGCGCGCTGCGCGGCGCCCGGCAGGAGGATCTGGTCCGCATCCTCGATGAACTGGACGACCGTACTCAGCGTCTTGAAGACGAGAAGCAGGGCCTCGAGAAGCAGCGCGACGAGCTGGAGAACAGCTCCGACCAGGCCGAAGAGGCACGCAGGCAGACGCTCGAGAAGGAGCGGCAACTCGGCATCCTCGCGGGCACCGTGGCCGCGCAGGGGCCCGGCATCACGGTGACGATCGAGGACACGAAGGGGGCGGTTCAGGCGGACATGCTGCTCGACGCGATACAGGAGCTGCGCGCGGCGGGTGCCGAGGCGATCCAGGTGAACGACGTACGGGTGGTCGCCGGTACGTACCTCACGGACTCCGACAAGACCGTGAGCGTCGACGGGAACAAGATCAACGCGCCCTATCGTTTCCAGGTCATCGGCAAGCCGCAGGACCTCGAACCGGCTCTCAACATTCCTGGAGGCGTGGTGCAGACTCTGGAAAAGGAACAGGCCACCGTTACTGTTGAGCGGTCGAGCAAGATCGTCGTGGACGCCTTGCGAGCGGCGGAGCGGCCTGACTACGCTCGGTCGTCCTCCCAGTGA
- a CDS encoding mannose-1-phosphate guanyltransferase: MKAVVMAGGEGTRLRPMTSSMPKPLLPVANRPIMEHVLRLLKRHGLNETVVTVQFLASLVKNYFGDGEELGMELTYANEEKPLGTAGSVKNAEEALKDDAFLVISGDALTDFDLTDLINFHKEKGALVTVCLTRVPNPLEFGITIVDEEGKVERFLEKPTWGQVFSDTVNTGIYVMEPEVFDYVDPDVPVDWSGDVFPQLMKEGKPVYGYIAEGYWEDVGTHESYVKAQADVLERKVDVDIDGFEISPGVWVAEGAEVHPDAVLRGPLYIGDYAKIEAGAEIREHTVVGSNVVVKSGAFLHKAVVADNVYVGPHSNLRGCVVGKNTDIMRAARIEDGAVIGDECLVGEESIIQGNVRVYPFKTIEAGAFVNTSVIWESRGQAHLFGARGVSGILNVEITPELAVRLAGAYATTLKKGSTVTTARDHSRGARALKRAVISALQASAIDVRDLENVPLPVARQQTARGSAGGIMIRTTPGVPDSVDIMFFDGQGADLSQGSQRKLDRVFARQEYRRAFPGEIGDLHFPSSVFDSYTGSLLRNIDITGIAESGLKVVVDASNGSSGLVLPSLLGKLGVDSLTINPGLDESRPTESADMRRSGLVRLGEIVASSRAAFGVRFDPVGERLSLVDEKGRIIEDDRALLVMLDLIAAERRSGRVALPVTTTRIAEQVAAYHGTQVEWTTTSPDDLTRVGGEEGAIFGGDGKGGFIVPEFSSVYDGTAAFVRLIGLVARTQLTLSQIDARIPRAHVLKRDLATPWAVKGLVMRRVVEAAGDRFVDTTDGVRVVETDGRWVMVLPDPAEAVTHLWAEGPDDASAQALLDEWSAVVDSAGR, encoded by the coding sequence ATGAAGGCCGTCGTGATGGCTGGAGGCGAAGGCACACGCCTTCGTCCCATGACCTCGAGCATGCCCAAGCCGCTCCTGCCGGTGGCCAACCGGCCGATCATGGAGCACGTTCTGCGGCTGCTTAAAAGGCATGGGCTCAACGAGACCGTCGTCACCGTCCAGTTCCTGGCCTCGCTGGTCAAGAACTACTTCGGTGACGGCGAGGAGCTCGGAATGGAGCTCACCTATGCTAACGAGGAGAAGCCACTCGGTACCGCCGGAAGCGTCAAGAACGCGGAGGAGGCATTGAAGGACGATGCCTTCCTCGTCATTTCCGGCGATGCCCTGACCGACTTCGACCTCACCGACCTGATCAATTTCCACAAGGAAAAGGGCGCGCTCGTCACCGTGTGTCTGACACGCGTGCCCAACCCGCTGGAATTCGGCATCACCATTGTCGACGAGGAGGGCAAGGTCGAGCGCTTCCTGGAGAAGCCGACCTGGGGCCAGGTCTTCTCGGACACCGTGAACACCGGCATCTACGTCATGGAACCCGAGGTATTCGACTACGTAGATCCCGACGTGCCGGTGGACTGGTCCGGTGACGTCTTCCCACAGCTCATGAAGGAAGGCAAGCCCGTCTACGGCTACATCGCCGAGGGCTACTGGGAGGACGTCGGTACCCACGAAAGCTATGTGAAGGCCCAGGCGGACGTACTGGAGCGCAAGGTCGACGTCGACATCGACGGCTTCGAGATCTCGCCCGGCGTCTGGGTGGCCGAGGGCGCCGAGGTGCATCCCGATGCCGTGCTCCGCGGGCCCCTCTACATCGGCGACTACGCCAAGATCGAGGCCGGCGCCGAGATCCGGGAACACACGGTCGTCGGCTCCAACGTCGTCGTCAAGAGCGGCGCGTTCCTGCACAAGGCCGTCGTGGCGGACAACGTGTACGTCGGGCCGCACAGCAATCTGCGGGGCTGCGTCGTCGGCAAGAACACCGACATCATGCGTGCCGCGCGGATCGAGGACGGCGCGGTCATCGGTGACGAGTGCCTGGTCGGTGAAGAATCGATCATCCAGGGCAACGTCCGGGTCTACCCGTTCAAGACCATCGAGGCCGGTGCCTTCGTCAACACCTCGGTCATCTGGGAGTCCCGGGGCCAGGCGCATCTCTTCGGCGCCCGCGGGGTGTCCGGCATCCTGAACGTGGAGATCACGCCGGAGCTGGCCGTGCGGCTGGCAGGCGCCTACGCGACCACGCTGAAGAAGGGCTCCACCGTCACCACGGCCCGCGACCACTCCCGCGGTGCACGCGCGCTGAAGCGGGCGGTGATCTCCGCCCTGCAGGCCAGCGCCATCGACGTACGGGACCTGGAGAACGTGCCGCTGCCCGTGGCGCGGCAGCAGACCGCGCGGGGCAGCGCCGGCGGGATCATGATCCGGACCACACCCGGTGTGCCGGACTCCGTGGACATCATGTTCTTCGACGGACAGGGCGCCGACCTGTCGCAGGGCAGCCAGCGCAAGCTGGACCGGGTGTTCGCGCGGCAGGAGTACCGGAGGGCGTTCCCCGGAGAGATCGGAGACCTGCACTTCCCGTCCAGCGTCTTCGACTCGTACACCGGGTCGCTGCTGCGGAACATCGACATCACGGGGATCGCCGAATCCGGTCTCAAGGTGGTCGTCGACGCCTCAAACGGCAGCTCGGGGCTGGTCCTGCCCAGTCTGCTCGGGAAGCTGGGCGTCGACTCGCTGACCATCAACCCCGGTCTCGACGAATCCAGGCCGACCGAGTCGGCCGACATGCGGCGGTCGGGACTGGTGCGGCTCGGGGAGATCGTGGCGTCCTCGCGGGCTGCGTTCGGTGTGCGGTTCGACCCGGTCGGTGAGCGGTTGTCGCTCGTCGACGAGAAGGGCCGCATCATCGAGGACGACCGGGCGCTGCTGGTGATGCTGGATCTGATCGCCGCCGAGCGGCGCAGTGGCCGGGTCGCGCTGCCGGTGACGACCACCCGGATCGCCGAGCAGGTGGCGGCGTACCACGGAACCCAGGTCGAATGGACGACCACGTCTCCCGATGACCTGACGCGTGTCGGCGGTGAGGAAGGCGCGATCTTCGGCGGCGACGGCAAGGGCGGCTTCATCGTCCCCGAGTTCAGCAGCGTCTACGACGGAACGGCGGCCTTCGTACGGCTGATCGGGCTGGTGGCGCGGACACAGCTCACGCTGAGCCAGATCGACGCGCGGATCCCGCGGGCGCACGTCCTGAAGCGTGATCTGGCCACTCCCTGGGCGGTCAAGGGCCTGGTGATGCGGCGGGTCGTCGAGGCGGCCGGAGACCGCTTCGTGGACACCACGGACGGGGTGCGGGTGGTGGAGACCGACGGACGCTGGGTGATGGTGCTGCCCGACCCGGCCGAGGCGGTCACCCATCTGTGGGCCGAGGGCCCCGACGATGCCTCCGCGCAGGCGCTGCTCGACGAGTGGTCCGCTGTGGTGGACAGCGCGGGCCGGTAA
- a CDS encoding PTS sugar transporter subunit IIA: protein MTTVSSPLAGRAIGLAAVPDPVFSGAMVGPGTAVDPVREPSEAVAPVDGVIVSLHPHAFVVVDESGHGVLTHLGIDTVQLNGEGFELLVNKGDTVVRGQGVVRWDPVAVEAAGKSPVCPIVALEATAEALTDLREDGQVKAGESLFLWK from the coding sequence ATGACCACCGTCTCGTCCCCGCTCGCAGGACGTGCCATCGGACTGGCCGCCGTGCCCGATCCCGTCTTCTCCGGGGCCATGGTCGGCCCGGGTACCGCCGTCGACCCCGTACGGGAGCCTTCCGAGGCGGTCGCCCCCGTGGACGGGGTCATCGTCTCTCTGCACCCGCACGCCTTCGTCGTGGTGGATGAGAGCGGGCACGGTGTGCTGACTCATCTGGGCATCGACACCGTGCAGCTCAACGGTGAGGGTTTCGAGCTGCTGGTGAACAAGGGCGACACCGTGGTGCGCGGGCAGGGCGTGGTGCGCTGGGACCCGGTCGCCGTCGAGGCCGCGGGGAAGTCGCCGGTCTGTCCGATCGTGGCCCTCGAGGCGACGGCCGAGGCCCTCACCGATCTCCGTGAGGACGGCCAAGTGAAGGCCGGCGAGAGTCTCTTTCTCTGGAAGTGA